The sequence CCGCGAGTTCGGCCGCGCCGATGTCGAGGTCAAGGCCGACAGCAAGCTATTCGCGGACGTCTGGTCGTCGGGCAGCAAGAACCAGGTCTGGATGAGCCATGGCGACCGCATCACGAAGATGCCGCCGGGCTTCTCAGTCGCCGGCACCTCGCCGAACGCGCCGTTCGCGATCATCCAGGACGAAAAGCGCAAATATTACGGCCTGATGTTCCACCCCGAAGTGGTGCACACGCCCGACGGCGCCAAGCTCATCCGCAACTTCGTCCGCAAGATCGCAGGTCTGTCCGGCGACTGGACCATGCGCGCCTTCCGCGAGGAGGAGATCGCCAAGATCCGCGCGCAGGTCGGCAAGGGCAAGGTGATCTGCGGCCTCTCCGGCGGCGTCGATTCCGCCGTCGCGGCCGTGCTGATCCACGAGGCCATCGGCGACCAGCTCACCTGCGTGTTCGTCGATCACGGCTTGCTGCGCCTCGACGAAGCCAAGACCGTCGTCGACCTGTTCCGCCACCACTACAACATCCCGCTCGTGCACGTGGACGCCTCGAAACAGTTCTTGGGCGAGCTCGAAGGCGTCACTGACCCCGAGGTGAAACGCAAGACCATCGGCCGCCTCTTCATTGAGGTGTTCGAGCAGGAGGCCAAGAAGATCGGCGGCGCCGACTTCCTCGCACAGGGCACGCTCTACCCCGACGTGATCGAGAGCGTCTCCTTCACCGGCGGTCCCTCGGTCACCATCAAGTCGCACCACAATGTCGGCGGTCTCCCCGAGCGCATGAACATGAAGCTCGTGGAGCCCCTGCGCGAGCTGTTCAAGGACGAGGTGCGCAAGCTAGGCCGCGAGCTTGGCCTGCCCGAAATCTTCGTCGGCCGCCACCCGTTCCCGGGCCCGGGCCTCGCCATCCGCTGCCCCGGCGAGATCACCCGCGACAAGCTCGACATCCTGCGGAAAGCAGACGCCGTCTACATCGACCAGATCCGCAAGCACGGCCTCTACGACGAGATCTGGCAGGCCTTCGCCGTGCTGCTCCCGGTGAAGACCGTCGGCGTCATGGGCGACGGCCGCACCTATGATTATGTCGTCGGCCTGCGCGCCGTCACCTCCACCGACGGCATGACCGCGGACTTCTACCAGTTCGATATGAAGTTCTTAGGGGAGACGGCCACGCGCATCATCAACGAGGTGAAGGGCGTGAACCGGGTGGTGTACGATGTGACCAGCAAGCCGCCGGGGACGATTGAGTGGGAGTAGGGGGCAGTCTTGCCAAGACCAAGGTGGCTGTAGGCGGATATAAATTTTGGCCAACTTAACTAAATCGGTCTGGAATATGCACGCCGTTACCACCACTTCTAGCTGCAATGGCTCGCCTGACTGATAGAAAAGAGCGAGGCAGTATCAGGGAGGAGGTCCCCGTATGCCAATTCCGGCCGATCATAGGCATCGATACGTTTATCACTTTTCGCATATCGACAATTTGCCTGGACTACTGAAAAACGGCTTTCTGTCGAACAATCATTCGAAATTCCCTAAGAAGCACCGCTCAATTGCCGCTGCAGGCATTCAAGAGCGCCGCGCTCAAATGGTGGTGCCTTGTGGACCAGGTGGCTGTGTCCACGACTATGTACCCCTGTATTTCGGCTCGATCAGCCCGATGTTGCTTGGCGTCGTCAATGCCAAGAATATTGATCAGTTTGATATACTCTATTTCGAGTTTCCTATAGAGTTGGCGGATCGGAACGATGTCGTTTTTACGGGCGCATCGGCCAACACGGTCGTGCCGCCCAATTTTTACACCGATCCGACCGATCTTGCTCAGCTCGATTGGGCTGCGATTGACAGCCTCAAATGGGGCAATGCCGACGAGAACTATCGCCATCGTCGCATGGCAGAGTTGCTCGTCCACGGTCAGCTGCCTGTGACGTCGGCTTCAAGATGCGTAGTCTGGAATGAATCGGTCAAGAAGCGGGTAGAGAAAATTGTTAATGGCGCTGCGTTTCCACCTATTGCCTATGAGAGTTCGTCTAGGCGCCACTGGTTCAATGATTTTGTGAACAAAAGTAATTGCAGCGTCGTGCAAGGACCCCGCGAAATCGGGATAAACTTCGCGAAAGCCTGTAAGCAAGTAAGGGAATACGCAGATGAACCAAGTCAACCATTCAGGTTCAAAAATCTGAAGAGCTTGCGCGATGGTCTGAGAGCGGATTTTGGTTGTCTGCCGCACACCTCTGAGTTGGTAGAGCTCAAATCTGAAAACGGGATGCACAAGCAAACGGTTGACGTTCACACAAAAGAGGTGGTCACGAAACTGCTCTCATTCCCTGAGTATCAGGCGTTGGAAAGCAAAGCGCAGATCGTTG comes from Bradyrhizobium sp. CCGE-LA001 and encodes:
- a CDS encoding DUF4433 domain-containing protein → MPIPADHRHRYVYHFSHIDNLPGLLKNGFLSNNHSKFPKKHRSIAAAGIQERRAQMVVPCGPGGCVHDYVPLYFGSISPMLLGVVNAKNIDQFDILYFEFPIELADRNDVVFTGASANTVVPPNFYTDPTDLAQLDWAAIDSLKWGNADENYRHRRMAELLVHGQLPVTSASRCVVWNESVKKRVEKIVNGAAFPPIAYESSSRRHWFNDFVNKSNCSVVQGPREIGINFAKACKQVREYADEPSQPFRFKNLKSLRDGLRADFGCLPHTSELVELKSENGMHKQTVDVHTKEVVTKLLSFPEYQALESKAQIVGEIAAYLHDIGKGTKSRWDGNGGVQKVDPNHPVGAMPMMVEILTEHVETVSEASAEMLMKLVCYHDLVGDVLGKGRDEQQIVDVANDKDELDMLFMLGKADATSLAEHWWNESKAKALYDRCLAAIEEASET
- the guaA gene encoding glutamine-hydrolyzing GMP synthase; this encodes MTAAQNDRSASTPSVASAHDKILIVDFGSQVTQLIARRVREDGVYCEIVPFNNAEAAFDEMKPKAVILSGGPESVHEAGSPRAPQAIFDSGVPVMGICYGQMTMAAQLGGEVEGGHHREFGRADVEVKADSKLFADVWSSGSKNQVWMSHGDRITKMPPGFSVAGTSPNAPFAIIQDEKRKYYGLMFHPEVVHTPDGAKLIRNFVRKIAGLSGDWTMRAFREEEIAKIRAQVGKGKVICGLSGGVDSAVAAVLIHEAIGDQLTCVFVDHGLLRLDEAKTVVDLFRHHYNIPLVHVDASKQFLGELEGVTDPEVKRKTIGRLFIEVFEQEAKKIGGADFLAQGTLYPDVIESVSFTGGPSVTIKSHHNVGGLPERMNMKLVEPLRELFKDEVRKLGRELGLPEIFVGRHPFPGPGLAIRCPGEITRDKLDILRKADAVYIDQIRKHGLYDEIWQAFAVLLPVKTVGVMGDGRTYDYVVGLRAVTSTDGMTADFYQFDMKFLGETATRIINEVKGVNRVVYDVTSKPPGTIEWE